One Variibacter gotjawalensis genomic window, CGCGCGGGATTGCTTGGCCGCCGCCTGTTCGATCGCGACCGCCATTGTGCGCCAGCGGCGCGCCAAGTCATGCCAAATTAAGGCATCTTCTGCGTCCGCGGCGCTGCGCGCATAAGCTTCGCAGCGCTCCGCTTCAAACCGATATTCCTCGATAAGACGCGCGCTATCGCCAGTAGAATCGTTCAAGTCGGCCCCCGATGGCCGGGGCGTAAGTCAATTTGGCCGCGTGTCCAATTTCTTTTTTTGCATAGCAGAAAACCGTAATATTTGCCGCGTCTTATCCGGTGTTCAAAGTCGCTTGCCAGCGGTTTTAAATATGCATTCAACCCGTGCGGTAACCGGATGAGGTAACCCGACCGTCGGCTACGCCAAAAAAGCGGCGACGGTCCGAAAGATATCCGGCAATTGGTGGACCGCGCACACAGGTTTCGCATTCTACCAACCGCGCGTTTCTGACCGTCGCGATGAGCGGCGCGCATCTTGGCCATCGGCATTCTAGATGAGCGCTTTCGGGATTGAGAATGCGGAACGCTGAACGAGCAATCGCGATTGATTTACACACGGCCTCGCCTTTGCGATCCAGGCTCGCCTGAATCGGCCCATAAGCGGACGCTAGGTGCGGCGAGTGTAGGCCGCCGGTTATCGGAGGCGGATCAAGGCGTTCGCGGTATCGATCGGCGAGTCAGCGGCGACTGGATATGTTCAGGATGCTAGTCGCTCCAACCCGAGCAAAGGATATCTTTCGACCGCGCCCTTCCAAAGGGCGCTGACGATGTCGTCTCGCTCCTTCGAGTTCGCAAAGCGGCACGCTTTGCATTGGCGACAATGCCTGGATCTATCAGCAGGCTGAAGCCGCAGTGTCGAACGTCCGAAAAGCGTGCGCGGATTAATTTGCGGACCTTACAGCAATGGGGTCTAAACGTTGGCCTTCGCGATTGGAGAGGCAGAATGACCGAGTTTCCACCCGAAGCGCCAAAGCATCACGAGATGCCCCAGATCGTGATGAGGGGGCTCCCCGGTGGTTTGCTCCAGCTTGAAATCAAAGGCGTTGTGCCAGTCGAGGTCGGCACACGGCTAATGCAAATACTGAGCGATTATCGCGATAGCGAACTGAACCCTACATCTTAGCCCACCTGTTGCGCTTCAGCTTTTCGACCTTGATTCTAACGAAATGGAAGCCGCGCTCGCGTCGCGTCTCGGCAACGCTCCGGGGCTTCTTTGGCATCATAGACGATCAGGTGGGTCGCAATCTCCCTGCTGAAACCGAATGGTCTAGGTCTTGCCGACCGACGGTCGCAGCGAAGCGAGTGCACGCAAGAACGGCTCGACAATACGATCGGGTAGGGGACTTAAGCCGTCTTTGGACATCGTCAAATGTGGTGCGCGAATCCGTAATGTGTCCAGCCGCTAGCTTTTGTGCTGACGGCAGCCGCCATGCGCGAGTGCGCTCCGGAAAAACTTTTTCGCAGCGTAACACTAGGCAACGCCGCTCTCCCGCGCGTCGGTGAGTCCAGGCATTCTTCCGACTGCTAAGGACAAGGACGCGATCGCGATGGGGGTCGCGTAAAAGTATCCAAACGTAGCTTTAGCTATCTGACGGCGGCCGAACTACCGCGTCGTCAGACCCATTGCCATCCACAAAACGCTCAGCACGCAGAAGCAGAGAGCACCGTACATCGCCGCGTTGACGAACAGCGGCAGATAGGTGCTCGGCGCTTTGACGGTGGTGCTCGTGATGTTGACGATCCGCCCCCAGCCGCGACGCGCCATGCCATCCACGGTGGCACGCATCAGCTCGATCGGCGTCAGCATGTTGGCCAGTAGGGCATCCTGCCAATCGGACACTTCAAGCTCGCGGAAGTCGCGCGGCGAGGGGCCGCCCGCATTGGTGACGACGATGTCGAAAGCAGCCGCCTCGCGATAAGCCAGTTGCGCAGCTCCTTGCAAAGCGGCTTCGCGGCCATGCGGCGTAGTGATGTCGGCGGAAACCGGAACGACGTTGGCGCCCATGGTGCGCAATTCGGCGGCGGTTTGCTCGAGCGCCTCGATGCCGCGTGCGACGAGAACGATATCCGCCTCTTCGCGCGCAAGCGCCGCCGCGCAGGCACGACCGAGCCCTTTGCTGCCTGCGCAAATAAGAGCAGCTTTGCCCTTCAACCCGAGATCCACTGCGGCACCCTTGTTGCTCCAACTCTCGTAGGATCGACCGAGAGGGACTTGCAAGGCCGCGAGCGACTTTCGACACAGGGTTACGGCTAAAGCCGATGCATGTCTTTACGTCTCGCCATTGCCGCTGTTGCTTGTCGTGTCCGGTTCGCAGCTGTGATCGGCCAATACTACAGCAAACGCCCCGGCAAAAAACCGGGGCGTTGGAGGTTTGTTGTGGCTAACGATCGCTCGCTAGATTTGCAGCTAACCGCATTCCTGACGATAGCGGCGGCAGTTGCCGTAGCCACGCTCGCCGTAGTCGCAGGCTTCGCGCAGACGCGCGCAATAACCTCGCCCGGCGCCGCGCTCGCGATAATAGCGACCATCGTTATATTCACGAGGCCGCCGGCTTTCGGAACGATAGCGGTCGTGCACGTCGACACCGACGCCGCCCGGTCCGACATAGACGGATTGTGCCGAAGCTGCGGCCGGCAACAGAACCGAAAGCGCAACCGCGCCGGCTAAGAAAATCTTCGTCATTGTTTTCTCCCTGTTGGGTCCCAGCTCGTCATGCATGGGTATAGGAGAACAACGTTCTTGCACCCCGGACCGTTCCGTTGTCGTGACCCGAATCCTATGCGTCGTAATCCAAGCGGTGATGCGGCACCACCGGTTGAACTTTCCGCGAAGCTTTGTCGGATCGGATCGTCACCCAACGTCTTTCAAACGAGAGCAACAAACACAGGAGAGCGGAATGATCACCATCAGCGCCATGAAATGGGCGCCGCCGTTCGCCGCGGGTTCCGTGCGCGACTATCGCGCGCGGTGGATCCTCAACGAAGTCGGCTGGCCGTATCGCGTCCATTTGGTCGATGCGCCGGAACTTGCCGGCGAGACTTACGCCGAGCAGCAGCCGTTCGGCCAAGTGCCGTATATGGAAGAAGACGGGCGACCGACGCTGTTCGAAACCGGCGCAATCGTGATCGATGTCGCAACGCGCGCCGACAAACTCATTCCGGCAGACGACGCAGAACGATCGAGCGTGCTCTGCTGGGTCATCGCGGCGCTCAACTCGCTCGAACCCGCATTGATGAATGTTGCCGAGGTCGAGTTCTTCATCGACGACAAACAGCAGCGCGAGGCGCGTCGCCCGAGCGTCGTTGCTTTCGCAACGAAACGTCTCGGCCAGCTCGACGCCGCGCTCGGCGAGCGAACATGGCTTGTCGGCGACACCTTCACGATCGCGGACCTGATGGTCGCGTCCGTGCTGCGGCTCGCCGATATGCAAAAGATGATCAAGCAATTACCGCGGCTCGTGGCGTATCGCGAGCGGTGCCTCGCGCGCCCGGCTTATCGCCAAGCCGTGGCGGACCAGCGCGCAACCATCGCGGAGCACCAACAATCCGACATGCGATACGGCGAAACGGAGCAATGACAATGGCTGACGTCGTGGAAGAGATACTCGGCGTCCTGCGCGAGCAGGAAAAGGCGACCGCAAGCGGCGATGCCGCAAGCGTCGTCGCGCCTATGGCGACCGATATCGTGACCTACGATCTGCCGCCGCCGCTTGAATATCACGGGGCAGGTGAGCCTGCGGCCGATGGCCTGCGCGCATGGTTCGCGACCTGGCGCGGTCCGGTGAC contains:
- a CDS encoding SDR family NAD(P)-dependent oxidoreductase gives rise to the protein MDLGLKGKAALICAGSKGLGRACAAALAREEADIVLVARGIEALEQTAAELRTMGANVVPVSADITTPHGREAALQGAAQLAYREAAAFDIVVTNAGGPSPRDFRELEVSDWQDALLANMLTPIELMRATVDGMARRGWGRIVNITSTTVKAPSTYLPLFVNAAMYGALCFCVLSVLWMAMGLTTR
- a CDS encoding glutathione S-transferase family protein; translation: MITISAMKWAPPFAAGSVRDYRARWILNEVGWPYRVHLVDAPELAGETYAEQQPFGQVPYMEEDGRPTLFETGAIVIDVATRADKLIPADDAERSSVLCWVIAALNSLEPALMNVAEVEFFIDDKQQREARRPSVVAFATKRLGQLDAALGERTWLVGDTFTIADLMVASVLRLADMQKMIKQLPRLVAYRERCLARPAYRQAVADQRATIAEHQQSDMRYGETEQ